GAAGATATTCTAAAGGTGATGTTTTAGGTTGTTTTAGGGCCTCATCGATACTATTATATAATGGTATAATAAGCTCTTTATATAATTTCATTACATTATTGCCGCTCAAATTCTCCGTGTTGATTTCTTTAGAATCGCTTAAACAAGCAGCAAAATGTTTCATTATTTCGTAATCTTGGCTTTTGTTTTGAGAGTAAATAGCTGGATTACTATAACTCTGAATTTCTTTAGTTCTGTTTTTTAAGTATTCCAGATTTTTTCCATCTGGTCTTATGAACGCATCATATAATTTATCCATAATATATTCTTTATAAGATTGATTTTCTAAGGCATATTTGAATAAATATAATACTACACCATGAGACTTTATTGGATCGTATATGATTTTGTTGCTACATATGTTATAAATTGTATCTTTATCTAAATTTTGAGGTTTAGATTTTAATAATTTAACCATTAAATCAAAGCGCCCCTTATACCCTATTATTTTTTGTACACTTATTTTGGATATATCTGCGCCAGACTTGAGTAAGTCTTGTATAATCTGGTTGCTAAATTGATTGGCATTACTGATGGCATAACGTAGAGGTGTATTGTCTTGATGGTCTGTTTTTTCGAGGTTAGCGCCAGCGTCAACTAACATTTTTACTATTAATGTCTGGCCGCAAGTTATAGCATGATAGAGAGGCGTATGGTCATATTTATCTGGTGTTTCAGTATTGGCTCTAGCGTTGAGCAAATCTCCTACTACTGACTCCAGATTGCGTTTTACGGCATGATGTAAAGGAGTGCTGCCATGTGTATCTAAATTTTCAATATCAGCACCAGCATTACGCAAAGCTTTTATTATATCTTTGTAGCCATAATATATGGCATGATGCAAAGGTGTGCTACCGTGTAGATTCCAAACTTCTTTATCGGCGCCAGCGTCTAGCAGTACCTGGACTATTGCTAGATTATTTCTATAAATTGCATGATGCAAAGGGGTGCTGCCTTTCGAATCTAAAGCTTCTTTATTGCATCTAGCATCAAGCAAGATACGTACCGCTTCTATTCTGTCTACAGAAATTGCGTAATGTAAAGGGCTGCTATGTTCAGGGTCAGGTTCTTCTATATCGAACCCTTGAGTTATTAAATTTACTAGTTGTGTAATATCGTTATCCTTAATAGCTTCGTATATAGGAGTTAAAGCTAGTTCATCTGGTTGCTGCATTGCTTATATACCTTAATTAACTAATTCAATGCTAGCATATCGAGTTTATGTAACAAAATTGTTTTATTAATAAAGATACTTTGCAATATTTAGAAAATCTTGAGGTAATAACGTTTCAGGACGTTGAGAAGGTGAAATAGATAAGTTTTTAAAATCTTCTTCTGAGAGGGCTAAAATGCCTTTAAGCATTTTTCTTCGCTTAGAAAAACACATGCGCAAGACTTGCTCAAACTTTTTAAATACTTCAGGCTCTATATTCAGATTATTTGGCTTTGCTTGAAGTATGGAAGATGTAACTTTTGGCATAGGTTTAAATGCTTCTTTAGGTACATCAAAGCTGTTTTCTACATCTGCTGCAATCTGACAAAAGATGCTTAACCTGCCGTAATCTTTGTTATTATGCTCAGAGCAAATTCTCTCTACAACTTCTTTTTGCATCATTAATGTTAAATGCTCTATGTATTCTTTTGTACTTGGCGCGAGCCAATTACAAATAAGCTTTGATGCGATGTTATATGGAAGGTTAGAGATAATAACGCATTTTTCGTTTACTAAATCGGGAATTTTAATCCTTAAGGCATCTTCTTGCAATAAAGTGACGTTTTGCGCATCCCTATATTTAGTCAATAAGTATGCTGCAAGCATTTTATCTTTTTCTATTAAGATAAGACGTTTAGGATTTTTCTTTAATATAGAATTTGTGAGTGCTCCATATCCTGGGCCTACTTCAATGACAGTTTTAGCTGTAATACTGCAGCTAGATGCAACGATGTCATCACAGATATGTTCATCTTGTAAAAAATGCTGTCCTAAGGACTTTTTGGCTTTCATGTGGTGCTTAGAAAGTCTTTGTGAATTACTTTAATTCCGCTGTCTTTAAATGCTACCTCATATTTACTGTAATCAAGTTCTTTTACAACGAGTCCTGCTCCAAAAATTTTGTGAAATATTTTCATACCAGGGTTTAATTTTGAAGGGGAGGCAAATGAAGGAAATGAATCTTTCACTAGTAAATCTTCCTTAATCTCTAAAGCAAATTGGGAAGGAGATTGGGGTGCGTAGTAGTTATCCTTTGTTTTCATATAAGTTGAATAGCTTATATAAAGGTTATACTTTGCTCTTGTTACTGCTACGTAAGCTACCCTACGCTCTTCGGCTAAGTTGCTCATACCTTTGCTGCTAGGGAAAATTCCTTGATTCCAATTCGGCAAAAATACTGTGTCAAATTCGAGACCTTTTGCTCCGTGCACTGTCATAACCTTAACAACGAAATCGCTATCCTCTTCTTTTTCTTCGTTAACCAATGCGGCATGTTCTAAGAATTTATATATATCGTCATATTCCCCAATAGTGACAAGTAATTCTTTGACGTTATCCACCTTGCCTTGTTCAAATGTGTTTTGAACAAGCATTAGCATATAACCAGACTCTTCCAAAATCTTCTCAACGGCTTCGCTTGCCTTGAGTTCCATAAAATATTTTTTCCATCTCTCAAGACCTTGGATTAGTTTTTCAAGTTCGGTTGTTCCTTTTTTACTGATTGAGCCGGCGTCCAACATCATTTTGATACTTTCATGTAGAGATATTCCATGATCAGAAGCATTTGCTCTGAATTTTGCCATACTAGCATCGCCTATCCCTCTTTTGGGAACGTTAATAATACGCTCTAAAGCTATATCATCATTTACGTTTAGGGTAGCTCTAATGTAAGCAAGAACATCTTTTACTTCTTTAAGTTCATAGAACCTAGTTGTGCCTATAATTTTGTAATTAATTCTATTTCGCAAGAAAGTATCTTCTAAAATTCTAGTCTGGAAGTTTGTTCGCACAAGCACTGCAACGGAAGAATCATGCGATAATTTTAAAATTTCTTGAGATATAAACTCAGCTTCGCTACCAGAGTTAGTGCAACATACAAGCTTAATAGGGTTAGTTGCATGCGAAGCGCTACTTTTTAAGTTTTTATCGTATCGATCTTTATTATTAGATATAATGCTTTGTGCAACATCTAGTATTCGCTGAGTTGAGCGATAATTGTTAGAAAGAGTAATAATTTGGGTATTTGGAAAATCTTTATGAAAGCCTAAAATATTACTAACCTGTGCACCTCGCCAGCTATATATACTTTGATCGTCGTCACCTACGCAGCATATGTTTTGTTTTTGACCAGCAATCTTTCTGACCCACTCATATTGGATTTTATTAGTATCTTGATACTCATCAACTAAGATATAGTCAAATTGCTCTTGATACATCCTTAGCACGCTTTCGTATTGGTCAAAAATCTTATTCACATAAAGTAAAATATCGCCGAAATCAGCTAAATTAGCTGTTTGTAGTCGATCTTGATAGTGCTTATAAATAGCAACTGCTGTTTTATCATGATGATCTACTTGATCTGGAAAAAGGTTTAAATCTTTCCATGAGGTAATAAGATGGTGAGCTGCTTTATAATCTAGCTTATTGTTATCAAAGTTATGGTCTATGTAGATGTTTTTAATTAGCTTAATTTGATCTGGATAATCTATAATAGTCAAATTACTTGCAAGATCTATTAAATTCGCATGAGTTCTTAAGATCCTTAAAGCAGTAGAATGAAACGTGCCTAAATAATTTATTTTTTGTCCGCAAAGTCGCATAATTCTATCTTGCATCTGATATGCTGCCTTATTAGTAAATGTAACAGCTAGGATGTTATTTGGGGTGCAAATGCTTTGCGCGAGGAGATGTGCAATTTTGTATGTAATAACGGTAGTTTTACCAGTACCGGCTCCTGCAAGGACTAGGAGAGGGCCTTTAGTGTTGAGGACTGCTTCTTTTTGATTGGGGTTTAGTATACTTAAATCCAACATGACGGGGGCAAGATAAATTTTTTATTATTTCAGTTGTATGATCTACTATTATTCTAGATTTTTTGTTCAGTTCCTTCTAAAAGTATCCCAAAAATCATCACCTTGCAATAGACCCTTAGTTTAGTGGATTTTTTCTAATCTTTTTATATGCCTTCCGCCTTCAAAACCCCTGGTTAAAAAGGTTTTTACTATATCTTGTGCTTCAGAAGTGGAAACAATTTTAGAGCCTAGTACGAGGACATTGGCATCATTATGCGATCTTGCCTTAAAGGCCATATACTGATTGTGGCACATAGCCGCTCTTATCTTAGATAATCTGTTGGCACATATTGACATTCCAATACCGGTGCCGCAGATTAGAATGCCCATTTTTATACCGTTTTCTACGATTTGTTCACAAACAAGTTTAGCATAATCAGGGTAATCAACAGATACATCTGCTGATTTTGTTCCGCAGTCTATAACTTTGTATGACAAAGATTCAAGCAAGCTTTTGATCTTTTCTTTAAGATTAAATCCTTTATGATCAGAAGCGATTGCAATCTTGTTCATTAAAAAGCTTTAGTTTTAATTCTTGCTGCTTTACCTTTTAGGCTCTTTAAGTAATATAATTTAGCTCTTCTGACAATACCTTGAGATATAACCTCGATACCTACAACATTTGGAGCATATTGCATGAAAGTTCTCTCTACTCCTTCGCCGTGGCTGATTTTAAATAATTTGAAGCAAGATGTGAGACCTCTGTTTCTTTTGCTAATGACAATACCTTGGAAAGCTTGAATTCTTTCGGTTGTTCCTTCTTGAATTTTAATACTTACTTTTAAAGTATCGCCGGCTTTAAATTCTGGAACTTTTTTATTTTCAGATAATTTTTGTATTTCTCTTTCTTGCAATTGAACTACTGTAGGATGCATATAAATTACACTTATTTATTGTTTTTTACCAGCAAGTCTGGCCTTCTTAATTTTGTTATTTCTAAAGAAGCATTCCGCCTCCACTGTTTTATTTCTTCATGGTTGCCTGATAAAAGTACTTGCGGCACTTCCAGGCTATTCCAAATTTGTGGCCTTGTGTATAAAGGATATTCTAAGAGCCCCTTTAATTCACCTTGTGGATTAAATGACTCATTTTTTAAATTTTCGGTATTCTCAACCACCCCCTCAAGCAACCTAATACAGCTATCGGCAAGAGCCAAAGCTGCAATTTCACCGCCCGAGAGTATAAAATCCCCTAAACTAACTTCCTCTATATTGTAATAGTTTAGGACTCTTTGGTCAATACCTTCAAATCGAAGGCAAATTATTATTAAGCTTTGGTTGTTAAGGCTTACGATTTGTTGAACCATTTGTTGATTTATCACTTTACCGCGTGGAGAAGTGTATAAAATGCGTGAATTTGGTTTTTGCTCTAAGGCAAAATCAATTGCGCTACTTAGCACATCGGGTCGTACAACCATACCGCTTCCACCGCCATACGGAATATCATCCACCTTCTTGTGCTTCGTAATGCCAAAGTTCCTGATATTTACTACATCATACGACCATATACCTTTTTCTAAAGCTTTACCGCTTAAAGAAAAGCCAAGTGGGCCTGGGAATATTTCGGGAAAGGTTGTTAAAAAGGTAATGTGTAGTTTAGACATTTAGTATAAGATTTTTGCACCTCAAACATTCTAACAAATAATTCTTAGATGCAAAAATTGTTATATTCTAACCTTCAGTAGCTTCTTCATAATGAGAGTGGCCAGATATCTCAACTGGAATATGATTATCCCCAATATCAATATGTTCTATTCCTGGTACAACTTCGCTTGCATCAATATCAGATAAAAGGGGTTGGGATAATTGGCTTATGTGACCTTCTATGCTTGAAATGGAAGAACGTAAACTAATAATTATATCGGGAAGTTGTATATTATAGTGAGTAGTGCCGTCTGCTTCTTTGATATAAATTATATTTGTGCATAAACCTTCTTGGTCTACTTCATAGCATGTAGAATGACCTTCTTGATTAACAATGATTTTTCCTTCCCTTTCTCCACTGTAAGCCAAATTATTCATAGCTTTTTTAATTTTATTAAAGGCTACAGATTTTTGGGCTGCGTCATAATCTTCTAACAAAAGTATTTTTTGCATGTTACTTTCATTAGTGAAAAATTCACGAATTTCAGATTTTTTAAGATCAATTTTAATATCCTGATCTGAGTTGAGCATTTTCACAACTGCTGATGCACGATCTAAGTCTAATTCCTCTAAGAGATGGGAAGTAACGACTTTATTAAATATTGTATATTTACCTGTGTCCTTACCTGAATTTCCCCTATTTAATTCAACTCCATTTTCCATAAATAGAGACAAAAACTTCATCATCTTATCATTATCAAGTGTACCTCTGCTAGATCCCATAACTAAAGCATCATATAGAGGTGTGCATCCATATGTATTTACGGCATTTACGAATTCTTTTACGGCTTCAATACCTTTTTCTTCAGCTACTCTCTTGATAAGGCATTCTGTTGTTTCATAATCTTTGATCATGCAAGCGATATGTAGCGCAGAAGAGCCTGATTTTTTCTGGTACATTGGGTCAGAATCGTTTTCTAAAAGCCAATCTCTTAATACTATACTTTTCTCTTCAATAGCGGCCATCAGTTCAGACTCAAGGTTTAATCCAGAGCCTCTTTTGATATCTTGTGGCCTAATATGAGGTAATATTTCCTCAATCTTGTCGCCAAAAAAGCCGTATGCAGCAAGATGTAAAATTGACATCCCTTTATATTTTTCTATTTCTCCTGAATATATAGGGTTAGTATCATTACCTTGGTAATTTGCTAATTCGATAGCCTTTATCAGTTTACTAGAATACTCTTTCGATATTTTTATTTTATAATTGCTTATAAGTTCTTTTAAAGGTTTTGTGGTTTCTTCAAGCCCTGCCCTAGCTTTTTCTACTTCTTCTTCCGACTTGCCTATTGATGATTCGTACATAAGATCTTTTAGTTCATGTATTCTATTGTCTAAAGGATCTATAGACTTTGAGATCTCCTGAATTATTTCATTCAATAATGATTCTAGTGTAGTCATAATAGTAATTTATATTTTTTATCTATTAATAATTATAAACTATAAATTTTTAACAATCAAATTATTATGCAATAATTATTATATCCTAACTTTCTGTAACTTCTTCCTCGTTAGAGTGACCTAATAATCCAGGTTGATTTTGATTAGAAGCAATATCGAGATGCTCTATTCCTAGAGCAACTTCATTGACCGAGACGTTGCTTTCAATTAAGTTGATTTCTGATAATCTGGCTAACTGCTGATCTATCAACTCTATACTTGCTTTGTACTTAGCTTCTTCTAGATGATGATTTTGATTGCTAAAATCTATTAAAGCCTTCTTAATTTTGTTAAGTGCTAAGGATTTTTGAGGGGTATCATATACTTCTAACAAAAACATTTTTTGAATATTACTTTCGTTAATGAAAAATTCCCGAACACAAGGATCTTTAAGATAAATTGCAATATCTTGGCCTGAGTTGAGCATTTTAACAACTGTTAATACAACAAGATCTGAATCTAAAGTACAAGAATGAAAAAGAAAATTAAATGACATACATTTAAATTGATCCGTAAGTGAAAGTTCTTGATTAAAATCAAAACCTTTCTCTATAAATAGGTCTAAGAATTTAAGCATCTTGTGATTATCAATTGAGTGTTTTTGTCCTACAACTAAGGCCTCATATAAAGGTATGCATCCATGCTTATCCTGATCGTTTACAAATTCTTTGGCTGCCTCTATACCTTTTTCTTGAGCTACTCTCTTAATCAGACGTTCCGTTGTTTCATAATCTTTGACCATGCAAGAAATATGTAAGGCAGAAGCGCCGGATGCTTTTTTATACATCAAATCCGTATCATTTTCTAATAACCAGTCTCTTAAGGTTGTGTTTTCCTCTTCGATAGCTATCATGAGTTCAGATTCAAGCTTTAATCCGGAACCTCTTTTAATATCTTGTGGCCTAATATAAGGCAGTATTTCCTCAATTACACCTGCAAAATAACCAGATGCAGCAAGATGCAAAATAGAAACACCTTTACTTTGTTCTATTGCTCCCGAATATATGGGATTAGTATCGCTACCTTGTGAGTTTGCTGATTTGATAGCATCTACTAAATGATCAGAATACTTTTTTGATACTTCTATTACACAATTTACGCTGGCATTGGCATAATCTTCTTCCGCTTTTTTTAATCTTGTATCAGCTTCTCTTGTTTCTTCTTCTGAGCCGTTAAGTGCTTCGTTGTAAAGATTTATGGATTTGTTTACTTCTTTTGCCAAACGAATTGTAGTCTCATTGATCTCTTGAATAATTTCATTTAATAATGATTCCAATGTAGTCATAGTAGTAATTTATATTTTTATCTATTAGTAACTATAAACTATAAATTTTTAACAATCAAATTATTGTGTAAAAATTGTTATATCCTAAACTTCAGCAATTTCTTTGTCATGAGTGTGACCTAGTAGTTCAGGTTTAGTTTCGCTGGAAGCGAGGTCAAGATTTTCTATGCCTGAGGTAACTTTGCTTGCAGCATTAAACGTTTCGGTTGGGAAGAATTTGGATAATGTGTTTAGTTGTGCATCTATAAATCCTGATGTAATTTTGTACTTATCTTCTTTTAGATTATTACTTTGATGATCAAAATCTATTAATTCTTCTTTAATTTTATTCAGAGCTGTAAACTTTTGAGACAAATCATACTCTTCTAGCAAAATTATCTTTTGAATGTTGATTTTATCAGTGAAAAAACTGCTAATTGTAGGATTTTTGAGGTTAATTTGAATATTTTGTCCTGAATTTAACATTTTAACAGCCGCTGATGCAAGATCTAAATTTTGTAGAAGGTGAGAGGTAATGATAGTGTTGAACATAGTATATTCGCCTGTACGCTTACCAGAGTTTTTTTTGTCTAAATCTACTCCATTTTCGATGAATAAAGACAAAAATTTGAGCATGTGATGATTATCTAATGGTATTTCAGAATTGGGTGAATCAAGAACTAAGGCTTCGTATAAAGGGGTGCATCCAGATTCTTTTACAGCATTTACGAATTCTTTGACTGCGCTTGTATCTTTTTCTCTGGCCACCCTTTGAATAAGGCGTTCGGCTGTTTTATAATCCTTGATTAGGCAGGCAATATGCAAGGCGGAAGAACCGGATGATTTGCGGTACATTACATCAGCATCATTTTCTAATAGCCAGTCTCTTAATATTGTATTTTTTTCTTCTATAGCCTCCATAAGCTCAGATCCCATAAGCCCTCTTTTAATGTCCTGTGGTCTGATGTGGGACAATATTTCGTAAATATGGTTGCTAAATAGTCCCCATGCGATTAAATGTAAAATAGATGCGCCCTTATATTTTTTTATTTCTCTTGTGTATATGGGATTAGTATCATTGCCTTGGCTTTCTGCTAATTTGATAGCATCTATTAACCTTCTGGAGTAGTTTTCCGATAATTCCTTTCTATAGCTGTCACGCGCTTCCCTTAAAGCTTTTTTAGTTTGTTCTGAACCTACTATTGCTACATCTGCTCTTAAAGGATCTAGGGTCACCCTTTCATAGCATTCAATATTTTGAATTATGTTATTTAATAGTGTTCTTACTGTATCCATGGTAGTTTGTACTTTTGTGCCATTGTAGCTTATTAACGACCATGCACCGTAAGTTTTTCGTGATAAGTTATCAAATTTTTCGTATCTATTGTATTACAGGGCTGTATAGCTTTCTTGAAAAAGCGTAGATCTGACAGTCGCAATAATTATATAAGTCTTTGGGGGAAAGAGTTTTAGAAGAATGATTTGGACTTTAGATATTATGCTGATTATCCGTAGAGTCATTAAGTTCAATCTCTCCAATTTGCGTCATATCGTGGTTTGCGTGATCTATCAAGGAAAGTGGATCCGACTCAAGCTTGCTCTCTAGAAACTCTATAATCTGATTTAATTCATTGGATTCAGAAAGACTTTTAGCAGATTTCAACCCTTTTTCGACATTAGCGCCGTGGTCGGCTAATAGTTTTACCATCTTGAAGTTTTGATCATATATTGCTAAAGACATAGCACTGTTTAGATGATCTAAATCAGTGCTATCTGCAAGTAATAGTTTTACCATGCCCAAGTCTTTTCCCCACACTGCGGCTTTTAAAGCTTTTACATTCAAAGAATCGGGTATTTTATGTTGAAGTAATAGTTTTACTGTATCCAAATCTTTCGCCCTCACTGATGTTTCGAAAGCTGCTGCGTTCAAAGGATCATTGAAATTAGGTTTGTATTTCATTAATAAGCTGATTATTTCTTTTCTAGACAACACGCAATAATATAAAGCAGACAGACCATTATTTATGATTTGATTAGGATCGGCTCCTAAGCTGAGTAGTAAGTCTATCTGTTCTGGTGTTCCTGATACGATAGTATGTTTAAAAGTTTCAGTAGCATCTGCGCCATTTTCTAACAACAATTTTACCAATGACTGATTAGGTTGATCTATAGCTAGCATTAAAGGAGATATACCATCCTTGCCTGGAAGGTTAGGGTTGGCTCCTTTACCCAGTAATAATTTAACAATACTTTCTTGTTTTTCAAATGCCTCTTGAGTTAAAGAGCTTTGTATACCCTGTTGTTCGAAGAGAAGCTTAATCTTGTTGTTATTGATGATCAAAGCTAGCGGAGTAAATCCATTTGAATTATTAAATTGATTTAGGTTCCAGCTTTTGTCTAGAAAATATCTAATAAGTTCTATATTTTGTTCTATACAAGCTCCTTCGTAGTAATCTATATAGGTAATGTTTTCATCGAAAAATGAAAGTGGTAAATCTTCTTCTTTTAAAAAATTCACTGTCTCTTGGGATTTATCTGTTAAATTCTTGATTAAATAACCGTGTTGTAAAATTTTTTCTTGATCTTTTGTGAATTGAGTGGGGGCAAGTGTTTCTCCATTGAGCAATATTTTGTTACAAAATTCATTAAATTTTTTATTTTCCCTTACTAAAACTTCTTCGGGATTTTGGAATGTATCTTCTGTACAGTGAAATTCGTATTCAGTTACTTTTTGCTGTTTCCAAAAGAAGTAGACACTTTCGTAATTCCAAGTACTAATACCTGCTCCTTCAAATATTTCAAAGGCAAGATTATCTAAAAATGCCTGTAATGTAATAGCTCTTATAGATTTATTAGATGTTGAAGTGTCGTAATTAGTCCATTTTTCAATACTTTTGCTAAAAGCAAGATGACATAGCATGCCTCTTGACTCTAGATCCTCAGATACGTGAGTGAATAAAATAGAGTCTTTTGGTAAACTGGTTATTTCTTTGTGTGCATTACCAGAAAAACAAGACCATATATGAATGTGTAAAGGACTCTTTTTGCTTAATATATTTAGGAATGAAAAGATATCTTTAAAGCGATAACATAATCCATCCTCTCCTAAACTTAATCCATATACTTTATCAGAAGGTAGTTCTGATAAGCCGAGTTTATCACTACCATGCGCATGTATGTCAATCCTAGTTGTAGAATCTATTTTTCCCATGAGGGATATCCATTTATCTTGGTCCATGTGTCTTATAATTAAGGAATCTGGAGTAGAATAAAATTTTTCTATTTGTTTAAACTGGTCGGAATTTTCGGGTAAAAGATTATTACCAATAATCAGTAAACGTTTTAAAATCATATAATTCAAATTTATTTGGTTACTTTAGTTTTTACCATACTGAGACTATAAATACTAGTAATAACTTAAATATATTAGTTATAACCTCAGTATTCCTAAATTATTTTAGTTTATGTTTAAAAACTCTCAAAGTATAGTCAGCTTACTTTGGAAATAATTTCAATAATAACAATTTTAATATTTGTTATGTCAAAAATAAATAATATTTCTATATTCTTTACCATAGATTTGTTAAATTAAATATAGTATAGTGTATTAATTTATAAGTAATTATTAAGTTTTTTGTTATGCTTCCTAGGTCTAAATTATTGGGTCTTATTTTATTGGGACACGTCGCTTTATGTGCTGAAGATGGGGAAATAGATATCAATTCTATTGAAAGAAATGATAGAACAAGACCTGCGTTCCTTCATAGTACGGGACATTTTACTGGGGTAAGCTCCTTAAATTCAGGAAGTGTAGGATCGGGTGATGGTTTTGCAAATGGTATTAATTTAAATAGAGAGGCATCTTTATATAGTGACCGTGCAAGTACTGCTATTGATCCTATAGCATGGGGTGTGATGCCTAGGGGGTTTGATCAAAGTATGCTACAAAATAGTCTGGCTACTCATCGCGGTCTTGGAAGACAAGAAAATAGGCAAGAATATTTAGATGGTATAAGTGATTTGTTTAATGAATCAGAAAACTCGGATACAGCAAGTGATAGGATGGATTCGGGGCCGAGCATTATTGATCAGGTTAATGCCATAAACAAAAGCATGAGTGGAAGCAGTTCATCTCAAATACGAAATCAATTACCTTGGGATTCGAGAGTAGGACCTAATGCTAATAGAGAAAATATAAAAAGATTGCTTGATAAATATCCAGATCTTTTAGAACGTAGGAGCCTTCTTAGTGATCCTTTGGGAGATAAAGATATGAAACAAATG
Above is a genomic segment from Candidatus Phycorickettsia trachydisci containing:
- a CDS encoding ankyrin repeat domain-containing protein — translated: MDTVRTLLNNIIQNIECYERVTLDPLRADVAIVGSEQTKKALREARDSYRKELSENYSRRLIDAIKLAESQGNDTNPIYTREIKKYKGASILHLIAWGLFSNHIYEILSHIRPQDIKRGLMGSELMEAIEEKNTILRDWLLENDADVMYRKSSGSSALHIACLIKDYKTAERLIQRVAREKDTSAVKEFVNAVKESGCTPLYEALVLDSPNSEIPLDNHHMLKFLSLFIENGVDLDKKNSGKRTGEYTMFNTIITSHLLQNLDLASAAVKMLNSGQNIQINLKNPTISSFFTDKINIQKIILLEEYDLSQKFTALNKIKEELIDFDHQSNNLKEDKYKITSGFIDAQLNTLSKFFPTETFNAASKVTSGIENLDLASSETKPELLGHTHDKEIAEV
- a CDS encoding ankyrin repeat domain-containing protein, with the protein product MILKRLLIIGNNLLPENSDQFKQIEKFYSTPDSLIIRHMDQDKWISLMGKIDSTTRIDIHAHGSDKLGLSELPSDKVYGLSLGEDGLCYRFKDIFSFLNILSKKSPLHIHIWSCFSGNAHKEITSLPKDSILFTHVSEDLESRGMLCHLAFSKSIEKWTNYDTSTSNKSIRAITLQAFLDNLAFEIFEGAGISTWNYESVYFFWKQQKVTEYEFHCTEDTFQNPEEVLVRENKKFNEFCNKILLNGETLAPTQFTKDQEKILQHGYLIKNLTDKSQETVNFLKEEDLPLSFFDENITYIDYYEGACIEQNIELIRYFLDKSWNLNQFNNSNGFTPLALIINNNKIKLLFEQQGIQSSLTQEAFEKQESIVKLLLGKGANPNLPGKDGISPLMLAIDQPNQSLVKLLLENGADATETFKHTIVSGTPEQIDLLLSLGADPNQIINNGLSALYYCVLSRKEIISLLMKYKPNFNDPLNAAAFETSVRAKDLDTVKLLLQHKIPDSLNVKALKAAVWGKDLGMVKLLLADSTDLDHLNSAMSLAIYDQNFKMVKLLADHGANVEKGLKSAKSLSESNELNQIIEFLESKLESDPLSLIDHANHDMTQIGEIELNDSTDNQHNI